One Rosa chinensis cultivar Old Blush chromosome 5, RchiOBHm-V2, whole genome shotgun sequence genomic region harbors:
- the LOC112202685 gene encoding nuclear pore complex protein NUP214 isoform X3, protein MTKKIVELEEEIAGDIVETNDYIFDKIGEAVPIKSDGFSFDPQSSPSRPLAVSAKHGLVFVAHSSGFLVARTKDVMASAAEIKEKGSSASIQELSLVDVPLPNLHILALSTDNSTLAATADADIHFFSVGSLLDKGLEPSYSCSLNESSSVKDIQWTKSSENMYVVLSNLGKLYHGTIGGPVKDLMDNVDAVEWSSKGKLIAVARKDTLNILSSKFIEKSSMLLSFKSWIGDPDTNCIVKVDTIRWVRNDSIILGCFQLNADGNEENYLVQVIQIKEGKFTNDSCKPVVISFYDLFSCLIDDILPSGSGPYLVLSYLEECELAITANRKNADQHVVYLSWSLGEESNEAVIVDIVRDNLKPRIELQENGDDNLIMGLCVDKSSISQKVSVRLGLEQRELSPYCILICLTLCGKLIMYHVASASDVTVKPASVSSVSDEEEDSTALVPVGCEPAKFSSELGKEQFGKLATDVPLLNKNIKELDRKVGLDVLTKDDKNSLSVNENSMLKEESTNSNKKVEFSTSSQSIKGQQELIFSKNGKQVQLPVLENRDIQHASTDSFSQDGHSLVFRDLSKIGTQENAVLATSSVSFVETGVKSLGKMESADLQRVSSQSWSTGKIITSKGTDVKSPTVPSTFIQGSSSGTSTTVNFSGMPVENRGRRSSAAAGNIASVPPISGFQTSSQENFSIGKSFNHKIHPLKENYSELPQSRMPNSEPSLSKKFGNITEMTKELDMFLQSIEEPGGFRDACIVSQKSSVEELEREVGVLSERCRTWKSTMDERFHEVQHLFDMTVQVLARKIYMEGIVKQASDSRYWDFWSCQKLNSELELKRRHISKMNQDLTDQLIKLERHFNGLELNKFGENDGAHAGRSALQSRFGHSRHIQSLHSLHSTMTSQLAAADQLSDRLSKQMVALKIESPSAKQKNVKKELFETIGIPYDASFSSPSPDVSKFRGTPKEKLSLSLGSSAAKDQSRRNESAMKNYEPETARRRRDSLDRSWANYEPTKATVKRLLLQESGKVSVNRSSLSVDKQRISSHLVEGSTVTHPWDHTMPATFFHPSENKAGIQDTHSKQASETPATPFVLPKESVRQNLLRETNMTAEKSGEGITSVKKSESISAKEKSVLPSDTSQKLSTFMVPTQPSSLLKKPNDMVNSYTKESARPAEQSVKDRPLNTTVPSLESGKKYNSPFSPSFPVSVAPSATLSISLAYSNNTADMNKPVTTSPVSAFPSPVVLPSGSFLLNVSKSLVPSDISPATNSALESPKQEIQPSSKTAVNSNTIVPPVESGPSPVETNLNLKPSILPPLTVETSTGLAPGNQSSLSNSSPAPVADPGSQTSLKNTSGPTLNVTVNAQHEQTSAGQSLSNSGSVNSRTVDVQNAQEDDMDEEAPDTSSAAGLNLGSLGAFGLGSSPNPTAVKPNPFGGTFGNAATNVTTSPFLMTVPSGELFQPASLNFQSLQPSPSSQPTNSGAFAGGFGTGTTAQSSNASGFGQPSQVGPGQQALGSVLGAFGQSRQLGTGLPGTGFGSPGGFGGAVASNKPPGGFSGAATGGFAAVASGGGGFAALASGGGGFGGAASGVGGFGGAALGVGGFGGAASGAGGFGGAASGAGGFGGAASGASGFGGAAPGGGGFAGAAPAGGGFAGANVAGGGFSVFGGQQGSGGFSAFGSGGTGKPPDLFQMRK, encoded by the exons ATGACTAAGAAAATAGTTgaacttgaagaagaaattgCAGGAGATATCGTAGAGACAAACGACTACATATTTGATAAGATCGGCGAGGCCGTTCCAATTAAGAGTGATGGTTTCAGTTTCGATCCCCAAAGCAGTCCCTCCCGGCCACTCGCCGTATCGGCGAAACACGGCCTCGTCTTCGTCGCTCATTCATCCG GGTTTCTCGTTGCGAGGACCAAAGATGTTATGGCTTCCGCCGCCGAGATTAAGGAAAAGGGAAGCTCTGCTTCTATACAGGAACTGAGTCTTGTGGATGTTCCCCTCCCCAACCTTCACATTCTCGCACTATCTACCGATAATTCTACTCTTGCAGCTACTGCAGATGCCGACATTCACTTCTTCTCCGTCGGCTCTCTCCTGGATAAG GGTCTAGAACCATCTTATTCTTGCTCACTCAATGAATCCAGCTCTGTCAAGGATATTCAGTGGACAAAAAGTTCTGAAAATATGTATGTGGTTCTTTCAAATCTTGGAAAGCTATACCATGGAACGATTGGTGGCCCTGTGAAGGATCTAATGGACAATGTTGATGCTg TTGAATGGAGTTCAAAAGGAAAATTAATTGCTGTGGCAAGGAAGGATACTCTCAACATTTTATCATCTAAGTTCATTGAGAAGTCGTCTATGCTACTTTCGTTCAAGTCCTGGATCGGTGATCCTGACACAAACTGCATCGTAAAAG TGGATACAATCAGGTGGGTTCGCAATGATAGCATCATTTTAGGATGCTTTCAACTGAATGCAGATGGGAATGAAGAAAATTACCTTGTACAAGTAATACAAATCAAAGAGGGCAAGTTTACTAAT GATTCCTGCAAGCCAGTTGTTATATCTTTCTATGATTTGTTTTCATGTCTCATTGATGACATTTTGCCGTCTGGAAGTGGACCTTACTTAGTATTGAGCTATCTGGAGGAGTG TGAACTTGCAATAACTGCTAACAGGAAGAATGCGGATCAGCATGTTGTATATCTTAGTTGGTCGCTAGGAGAGGAGAGTAACGAAGCTGTAATTGTTGATATTGTACGAGATAATTTGAAACCAAGAATTGAGCTTCAAG AAAATGGTGATGATAATTTGATTATGGGGCTCTGCGTAGACAAAAGTTCAATAAGCCAGAAAGTTAGTGTCAGACTTGGATTGGAACAGAGAGAACTCTCACCATACTGCATTCTGATTTGTCTTACACTATGCGGAAAGCTAATTATGTACCATGTTGCCAG tgctaGTGATGTTACTGTTAAGCCTGCTAGTGTTTCTAGTGTTTCTGATGAGGAAGAGGATTCTACTGCATTGGTACCTGTAGGATGTGAACCAGCTAAATTTTCTTCTGAGCTGGGGAAGGAACAATTTGGAAAGCTTGCTACGGATGTTCCTTTGCTTAATAAGAACATAAAGGAACTTGACAGAAAAGTAGGTCTTGATGTCCTTACAAAAGATGACAAGAACTCTCTTAGTGTAAATGAGAATTCGATGCTCAAGGAAGAAAGTACCAACAGTAACAAGAAAGTGGAGTTTTCAACAAGTTCTCAGTCAATTAAAGGCCAACAAGAACTTATTTTTTCGAAAAATGGTAAACAAGTGCAGCTTCCTGTACTGGAAAATAGAGATATACAACACGCATCTACTGATTCTTTTTCCCAAGACGGGCATAGTCTTGTGTTCAGGGACTTGAGCAAGATAGGAACTCAAGAAAATGCTGTACTTGCAACTAGCAGTGTCTCTTTTGTTGAGACAGGAGTAAAATCTCTAGGAAAAATGGAGTCAGCAGATTTACAGAGGGTTTCATCTCAGTCCTGGTCAACTGGAAAAATCATAACTTCAAAGGGCACTGATGTGAAATCTCCAACTGTGCCTTCAACTTTTATTCAAGGTAGCAGTTCTGGAACATCAACTACCGTTAACTTTTCTGGTATGCCGGTTGAGAATAGGGGAAGGAGATCATCAGCTGCGGCTGGAAATATTGCATCAGTACCTCCCATTTCTGGCTTCCAGACGTCATCACAGGAAAATTTCTCAATTGGCAAGTCTTTTAACCACAAGATTCATCCATTGAAGGAAAATTACAGTGAACTCCCCCAGTCAAGGATGCCGAACTCTGAACCAAGTTTATCAAAAAAATTTGGCAAT ATAACGGAGATGACCAAGGAGTTGGATATGTTCCTACAATCTATAGAGGAACCAGGTGGTTTCAGGGATGCCTGCATTGTTAGTCAGAAAAGTTCTGTTGAAGAACTGGAGAGAGAGGTTGGAGTTCTGTCTGAGAGATGCCGAACGTGGAAG AGCACTATGGATGAACGATTTCATGAAGTCCAACATCTTTTTGACATGACTGTACAAG TGCTGGCACGGAAAATATACATGGAGGGGATTGTGAAACAAGCTTCTGATAGCCGATATTGGGACTTCTGGAGTTGTCAGAAATTGAATTCGGAACTTGAGCTGAAGAGGCGGCATATTTCAAAAATGAATCAG GATTTGACTGATCAATTAATTAAATTGGAAAGGCATTTTAATGGCCTTGAGCTTAACAAATTTGGTGAAAATGATGGAGCTCATGCTGGTCGAAGCGCTTTGCAAAGTCGATTTGGGCATTCAAG GCACATTCAGTCCTTGCATAGTCTACATAGCACAATGACTTCGCAATTAGCTGCAGCAGATCAACTTTCTGACCGTCTATCAAAACAAATGGTGGCACTAAAGATTGAGTCACCTTCTGCAAAACAGAAGAATGTGAAAAAAGAGTTGTTTGAAACTATAGGGATTCCTTATGATGCCTCTTTCAGTTCCCCTTCCCCAGATGTGTCGAAGTTTCGTGGTACTCCAAAAGAGAAACTATCGTTATCTTTGGGTTCATCTGCTGCTAAAGATCAAAGCAGGAGAAATGAGAGCGCCATGAAGAATTATGAACCAGAAACtgcaaggaggaggagagactCACTGGATAGG AGCTGGGCAAATTATGAGCCTACAAAAGCCACTGTGAAAAGGTTGCTTTTGCAAGAAAGTGGAAAGGTAAGTGTGAATAGATCATCATTATCGGTTGATAAGCAACGCATTAGCTCTCACCTAGTGGAGGGATCAACCGTTACTCATCCATGGGATCACACAATGCCTGCAACATTCTTTCATCCATCTGAAAACAAAG cAGGCATTCAGGATACACACTCAAAACAGGCTTCGGAAACCCCAGCAACTCCATTCGTTTTGCCTAAAGAATCAGTAAGGCAAAATCTTTTGAGGGAAACTAACATGACAGCAGAAAAATCTGGCGAGGGCATAACATCTGTTAAGAAGTCTGAATCAATTTCTGCAAAGGAAAAGTCTGTTTTGCCATCAGACACTAGTCAGAAACTATCAACTTTTATGGTACCTACACAGCCGTCCTCATTGCTTAAGAAACCCAATGATATGGTAAATTCATATACCAAAGAGAGCGCACGTCCAGCAGAACAGAGTGTGAAGGACAGGCCTTTGAACACAACAGTTCCATCTCTGGAATCTGGGAAAAAATATAATTCTCCATTCTCTCCCTCATTTCCTGTTTCTGTGGCCCCTTCTGCCACATTGTCAAT ATCGTTGGCTTACTCAAACAATACTGCAGATATGAATAAACCTGTCACAACATCCCCAGTATCAGCTTTTCCCTCTCCAGTTGTTCTGCCTTCTGGTTCTTTCTTACTGAATGTTTCAAAATCACTGGTGCCCTCTGACATTTCGCCTGCGACAAATTCAGCATTAGAATCTCCAAAACAAGAGATTCAACCTTCCTCAAAGACCGCCGTGAATTCTAATACTATAGTACCACCAGTGGAATCTGGACCTTCCCCTGTTGAAACTAATTTGAATCTCAAACCTTCAATATTGCCTCCCCTTACAGTTGAAACTTCAACAGGACTGGCACCTGGAAATCAGTCCAGTCTCAGCAATTCTAGCCCTGCACCAGTAGCAGATCCTGGAAGCCAAACCAGTTTGAAGAATACATCAGGTCCTACACTTAATGTGACTGTAAATGCTCAGCATGAACAGACATCTGCTGGACAATCCCTCTCAAATTCAGGGAGTGTTAATAGTAGGACTGTAGATGTCCAGAATGCCCAGGAGGATGACATGGATGAAGAGGCTCCTGACACAAGTAGCGCAGCTGGACTTAATTTAGGAAGCCTTGGTGCATTTGGGCTTGGCTCTTCCCCGAACCCAACTGCTGTTAAACCCAATCCATTTGGTGGAACATTTGGTAATGCAGCAACAAATGTGACAACTTCGCCTTTCCTCATGACTGTTCCTAGTGGAGAGTTGTTTCAGCCTGCATCTCTTAACTTCCAATCTCTACAGCCTTCTCCATCATCTCAGCCAACAAATTCAGGTGCATTTGCTGGTGGGTTTGGCACTGGTACTACCGCCCAATCTTCCAATGCGAGTGGGTTTGGCCAGCCATCACAGGTTGGACCAGGGCAGCAAGCATTAGGATCAGTTCTGGGTGCTTTTGGACAGTCGAGACAGCTTGGTACTGGTCTACCAGGAACTGGTTTTGGATCACCTGGTGGTTTTGGAGGTGCCGTTGCTAGCAATAAACCTCCCGGTGGTTTCTCAGGTGCTGCTACCGGAGGATTTGCGGCTGTGGCTTCTGGTGGTGGTGGATTTGCTGCTTTGGCTTCAGGGGGTGGGGGTTTTGGCGGTGCTGCTTCAGGGGTTGGGGGTTTTGGCGGTGCTGCTTTAGGGGTTGGGGGTTTTGGCGGTGCTGCTTCAGGGGCTGGGGGTTTTGGCGGTGCAGCTTCAGGGGCTGGGGGTTTTGGCGGTGCAGCTTCAGGGGCTTCAGGTTTTGGTGGTGCAGCTCCAGGTGGTGGCGGTTTTGCAGGGGCAGCTCCTGCTGGTGGCGGTTTTGCAGGAGCCAATGTGGCAG GTGGTGGATTTAGTGTATTTGGTGGCCAGCAAGGATCTGGTGGTTTCTCTGCTTTTGGTAGTGGAGGAACCGGAAAGCCTCCAGATTTGTTCCAGATGAGAAAGTAA
- the LOC112202685 gene encoding nuclear pore complex protein NUP214 isoform X1 yields the protein MTKKIVELEEEIAGDIVETNDYIFDKIGEAVPIKSDGFSFDPQSSPSRPLAVSAKHGLVFVAHSSGFLVARTKDVMASAAEIKEKGSSASIQELSLVDVPLPNLHILALSTDNSTLAATADADIHFFSVGSLLDKGLEPSYSCSLNESSSVKDIQWTKSSENMYVVLSNLGKLYHGTIGGPVKDLMDNVDAVEWSSKGKLIAVARKDTLNILSSKFIEKSSMLLSFKSWIGDPDTNCIVKVDTIRWVRNDSIILGCFQLNADGNEENYLVQVIQIKEGKFTNDSCKPVVISFYDLFSCLIDDILPSGSGPYLVLSYLEECELAITANRKNADQHVVYLSWSLGEESNEAVIVDIVRDNLKPRIELQENGDDNLIMGLCVDKSSISQKVSVRLGLEQRELSPYCILICLTLCGKLIMYHVASASDVTVKPASVSSVSDEEEDSTALVPVGCEPAKFSSELGKEQFGKLATDVPLLNKNIKELDRKVGLDVLTKDDKNSLSVNENSMLKEESTNSNKKVEFSTSSQSIKGQQELIFSKNGKQVQLPVLENRDIQHASTDSFSQDGHSLVFRDLSKIGTQENAVLATSSVSFVETGVKSLGKMESADLQRVSSQSWSTGKIITSKGTDVKSPTVPSTFIQGSSSGTSTTVNFSGMPVENRGRRSSAAAGNIASVPPISGFQTSSQENFSIGKSFNHKIHPLKENYSELPQSRMPNSEPSLSKKFGNITEMTKELDMFLQSIEEPGGFRDACIVSQKSSVEELEREVGVLSERCRTWKSTMDERFHEVQHLFDMTVQVLARKIYMEGIVKQASDSRYWDFWSCQKLNSELELKRRHISKMNQDLTDQLIKLERHFNGLELNKFGENDGAHAGRSALQSRFGHSRHIQSLHSLHSTMTSQLAAADQLSDRLSKQMVALKIESPSAKQKNVKKELFETIGIPYDASFSSPSPDVSKFRGTPKEKLSLSLGSSAAKDQSRRNESAMKNYEPETARRRRDSLDRSWANYEPTKATVKRLLLQESGKVSVNRSSLSVDKQRISSHLVEGSTVTHPWDHTMPATFFHPSENKAGIQDTHSKQASETPATPFVLPKESVRQNLLRETNMTAEKSGEGITSVKKSESISAKEKSVLPSDTSQKLSTFMVPTQPSSLLKKPNDMVNSYTKESARPAEQSVKDRPLNTTVPSLESGKKYNSPFSPSFPVSVAPSATLSMSVSASTSSIISSSSALLSLSSPSSASPNLSSVMPSNGSLAYSNNTADMNKPVTTSPVSAFPSPVVLPSGSFLLNVSKSLVPSDISPATNSALESPKQEIQPSSKTAVNSNTIVPPVESGPSPVETNLNLKPSILPPLTVETSTGLAPGNQSSLSNSSPAPVADPGSQTSLKNTSGPTLNVTVNAQHEQTSAGQSLSNSGSVNSRTVDVQNAQEDDMDEEAPDTSSAAGLNLGSLGAFGLGSSPNPTAVKPNPFGGTFGNAATNVTTSPFLMTVPSGELFQPASLNFQSLQPSPSSQPTNSGAFAGGFGTGTTAQSSNASGFGQPSQVGPGQQALGSVLGAFGQSRQLGTGLPGTGFGSPGGFGGAVASNKPPGGFSGAATGGFAAVASGGGGFAALASGGGGFGGAASGVGGFGGAALGVGGFGGAASGAGGFGGAASGAGGFGGAASGASGFGGAAPGGGGFAGAAPAGGGFAGANVAGGGFSVFGGQQGSGGFSAFGSGGTGKPPDLFQMRK from the exons ATGACTAAGAAAATAGTTgaacttgaagaagaaattgCAGGAGATATCGTAGAGACAAACGACTACATATTTGATAAGATCGGCGAGGCCGTTCCAATTAAGAGTGATGGTTTCAGTTTCGATCCCCAAAGCAGTCCCTCCCGGCCACTCGCCGTATCGGCGAAACACGGCCTCGTCTTCGTCGCTCATTCATCCG GGTTTCTCGTTGCGAGGACCAAAGATGTTATGGCTTCCGCCGCCGAGATTAAGGAAAAGGGAAGCTCTGCTTCTATACAGGAACTGAGTCTTGTGGATGTTCCCCTCCCCAACCTTCACATTCTCGCACTATCTACCGATAATTCTACTCTTGCAGCTACTGCAGATGCCGACATTCACTTCTTCTCCGTCGGCTCTCTCCTGGATAAG GGTCTAGAACCATCTTATTCTTGCTCACTCAATGAATCCAGCTCTGTCAAGGATATTCAGTGGACAAAAAGTTCTGAAAATATGTATGTGGTTCTTTCAAATCTTGGAAAGCTATACCATGGAACGATTGGTGGCCCTGTGAAGGATCTAATGGACAATGTTGATGCTg TTGAATGGAGTTCAAAAGGAAAATTAATTGCTGTGGCAAGGAAGGATACTCTCAACATTTTATCATCTAAGTTCATTGAGAAGTCGTCTATGCTACTTTCGTTCAAGTCCTGGATCGGTGATCCTGACACAAACTGCATCGTAAAAG TGGATACAATCAGGTGGGTTCGCAATGATAGCATCATTTTAGGATGCTTTCAACTGAATGCAGATGGGAATGAAGAAAATTACCTTGTACAAGTAATACAAATCAAAGAGGGCAAGTTTACTAAT GATTCCTGCAAGCCAGTTGTTATATCTTTCTATGATTTGTTTTCATGTCTCATTGATGACATTTTGCCGTCTGGAAGTGGACCTTACTTAGTATTGAGCTATCTGGAGGAGTG TGAACTTGCAATAACTGCTAACAGGAAGAATGCGGATCAGCATGTTGTATATCTTAGTTGGTCGCTAGGAGAGGAGAGTAACGAAGCTGTAATTGTTGATATTGTACGAGATAATTTGAAACCAAGAATTGAGCTTCAAG AAAATGGTGATGATAATTTGATTATGGGGCTCTGCGTAGACAAAAGTTCAATAAGCCAGAAAGTTAGTGTCAGACTTGGATTGGAACAGAGAGAACTCTCACCATACTGCATTCTGATTTGTCTTACACTATGCGGAAAGCTAATTATGTACCATGTTGCCAG tgctaGTGATGTTACTGTTAAGCCTGCTAGTGTTTCTAGTGTTTCTGATGAGGAAGAGGATTCTACTGCATTGGTACCTGTAGGATGTGAACCAGCTAAATTTTCTTCTGAGCTGGGGAAGGAACAATTTGGAAAGCTTGCTACGGATGTTCCTTTGCTTAATAAGAACATAAAGGAACTTGACAGAAAAGTAGGTCTTGATGTCCTTACAAAAGATGACAAGAACTCTCTTAGTGTAAATGAGAATTCGATGCTCAAGGAAGAAAGTACCAACAGTAACAAGAAAGTGGAGTTTTCAACAAGTTCTCAGTCAATTAAAGGCCAACAAGAACTTATTTTTTCGAAAAATGGTAAACAAGTGCAGCTTCCTGTACTGGAAAATAGAGATATACAACACGCATCTACTGATTCTTTTTCCCAAGACGGGCATAGTCTTGTGTTCAGGGACTTGAGCAAGATAGGAACTCAAGAAAATGCTGTACTTGCAACTAGCAGTGTCTCTTTTGTTGAGACAGGAGTAAAATCTCTAGGAAAAATGGAGTCAGCAGATTTACAGAGGGTTTCATCTCAGTCCTGGTCAACTGGAAAAATCATAACTTCAAAGGGCACTGATGTGAAATCTCCAACTGTGCCTTCAACTTTTATTCAAGGTAGCAGTTCTGGAACATCAACTACCGTTAACTTTTCTGGTATGCCGGTTGAGAATAGGGGAAGGAGATCATCAGCTGCGGCTGGAAATATTGCATCAGTACCTCCCATTTCTGGCTTCCAGACGTCATCACAGGAAAATTTCTCAATTGGCAAGTCTTTTAACCACAAGATTCATCCATTGAAGGAAAATTACAGTGAACTCCCCCAGTCAAGGATGCCGAACTCTGAACCAAGTTTATCAAAAAAATTTGGCAAT ATAACGGAGATGACCAAGGAGTTGGATATGTTCCTACAATCTATAGAGGAACCAGGTGGTTTCAGGGATGCCTGCATTGTTAGTCAGAAAAGTTCTGTTGAAGAACTGGAGAGAGAGGTTGGAGTTCTGTCTGAGAGATGCCGAACGTGGAAG AGCACTATGGATGAACGATTTCATGAAGTCCAACATCTTTTTGACATGACTGTACAAG TGCTGGCACGGAAAATATACATGGAGGGGATTGTGAAACAAGCTTCTGATAGCCGATATTGGGACTTCTGGAGTTGTCAGAAATTGAATTCGGAACTTGAGCTGAAGAGGCGGCATATTTCAAAAATGAATCAG GATTTGACTGATCAATTAATTAAATTGGAAAGGCATTTTAATGGCCTTGAGCTTAACAAATTTGGTGAAAATGATGGAGCTCATGCTGGTCGAAGCGCTTTGCAAAGTCGATTTGGGCATTCAAG GCACATTCAGTCCTTGCATAGTCTACATAGCACAATGACTTCGCAATTAGCTGCAGCAGATCAACTTTCTGACCGTCTATCAAAACAAATGGTGGCACTAAAGATTGAGTCACCTTCTGCAAAACAGAAGAATGTGAAAAAAGAGTTGTTTGAAACTATAGGGATTCCTTATGATGCCTCTTTCAGTTCCCCTTCCCCAGATGTGTCGAAGTTTCGTGGTACTCCAAAAGAGAAACTATCGTTATCTTTGGGTTCATCTGCTGCTAAAGATCAAAGCAGGAGAAATGAGAGCGCCATGAAGAATTATGAACCAGAAACtgcaaggaggaggagagactCACTGGATAGG AGCTGGGCAAATTATGAGCCTACAAAAGCCACTGTGAAAAGGTTGCTTTTGCAAGAAAGTGGAAAGGTAAGTGTGAATAGATCATCATTATCGGTTGATAAGCAACGCATTAGCTCTCACCTAGTGGAGGGATCAACCGTTACTCATCCATGGGATCACACAATGCCTGCAACATTCTTTCATCCATCTGAAAACAAAG cAGGCATTCAGGATACACACTCAAAACAGGCTTCGGAAACCCCAGCAACTCCATTCGTTTTGCCTAAAGAATCAGTAAGGCAAAATCTTTTGAGGGAAACTAACATGACAGCAGAAAAATCTGGCGAGGGCATAACATCTGTTAAGAAGTCTGAATCAATTTCTGCAAAGGAAAAGTCTGTTTTGCCATCAGACACTAGTCAGAAACTATCAACTTTTATGGTACCTACACAGCCGTCCTCATTGCTTAAGAAACCCAATGATATGGTAAATTCATATACCAAAGAGAGCGCACGTCCAGCAGAACAGAGTGTGAAGGACAGGCCTTTGAACACAACAGTTCCATCTCTGGAATCTGGGAAAAAATATAATTCTCCATTCTCTCCCTCATTTCCTGTTTCTGTGGCCCCTTCTGCCACATTGTCAATGTCAGTTTCAGCATCCACATCTTCAATAATTAGTTCATCATCAGCTCTATTGTCTTTATCAAGTCCCTCATCAGCTTCTCCTAACTTGTCCTCTGTGATGCCTTCAAACGGATCGTTGGCTTACTCAAACAATACTGCAGATATGAATAAACCTGTCACAACATCCCCAGTATCAGCTTTTCCCTCTCCAGTTGTTCTGCCTTCTGGTTCTTTCTTACTGAATGTTTCAAAATCACTGGTGCCCTCTGACATTTCGCCTGCGACAAATTCAGCATTAGAATCTCCAAAACAAGAGATTCAACCTTCCTCAAAGACCGCCGTGAATTCTAATACTATAGTACCACCAGTGGAATCTGGACCTTCCCCTGTTGAAACTAATTTGAATCTCAAACCTTCAATATTGCCTCCCCTTACAGTTGAAACTTCAACAGGACTGGCACCTGGAAATCAGTCCAGTCTCAGCAATTCTAGCCCTGCACCAGTAGCAGATCCTGGAAGCCAAACCAGTTTGAAGAATACATCAGGTCCTACACTTAATGTGACTGTAAATGCTCAGCATGAACAGACATCTGCTGGACAATCCCTCTCAAATTCAGGGAGTGTTAATAGTAGGACTGTAGATGTCCAGAATGCCCAGGAGGATGACATGGATGAAGAGGCTCCTGACACAAGTAGCGCAGCTGGACTTAATTTAGGAAGCCTTGGTGCATTTGGGCTTGGCTCTTCCCCGAACCCAACTGCTGTTAAACCCAATCCATTTGGTGGAACATTTGGTAATGCAGCAACAAATGTGACAACTTCGCCTTTCCTCATGACTGTTCCTAGTGGAGAGTTGTTTCAGCCTGCATCTCTTAACTTCCAATCTCTACAGCCTTCTCCATCATCTCAGCCAACAAATTCAGGTGCATTTGCTGGTGGGTTTGGCACTGGTACTACCGCCCAATCTTCCAATGCGAGTGGGTTTGGCCAGCCATCACAGGTTGGACCAGGGCAGCAAGCATTAGGATCAGTTCTGGGTGCTTTTGGACAGTCGAGACAGCTTGGTACTGGTCTACCAGGAACTGGTTTTGGATCACCTGGTGGTTTTGGAGGTGCCGTTGCTAGCAATAAACCTCCCGGTGGTTTCTCAGGTGCTGCTACCGGAGGATTTGCGGCTGTGGCTTCTGGTGGTGGTGGATTTGCTGCTTTGGCTTCAGGGGGTGGGGGTTTTGGCGGTGCTGCTTCAGGGGTTGGGGGTTTTGGCGGTGCTGCTTTAGGGGTTGGGGGTTTTGGCGGTGCTGCTTCAGGGGCTGGGGGTTTTGGCGGTGCAGCTTCAGGGGCTGGGGGTTTTGGCGGTGCAGCTTCAGGGGCTTCAGGTTTTGGTGGTGCAGCTCCAGGTGGTGGCGGTTTTGCAGGGGCAGCTCCTGCTGGTGGCGGTTTTGCAGGAGCCAATGTGGCAG GTGGTGGATTTAGTGTATTTGGTGGCCAGCAAGGATCTGGTGGTTTCTCTGCTTTTGGTAGTGGAGGAACCGGAAAGCCTCCAGATTTGTTCCAGATGAGAAAGTAA